The DNA sequence GGGCGAACCACGCCTGCAGCCCGCGTGCCTGTGCCGCGTGCCACACCGCCTGAAGCGTGTGCAGCTCGGCGGGGGACAGACGCTCCAGGCGGGCGGCGAAGCGGCGCCCCACCGCCCGTACGACCTCCAGTGAGGCCAGTGCGTCGGCCGCCGCGTCGTGCGCGCCGTCCAGCGTGACGCCGTAGTGCGCACACAGGTCGGTCAGGGTGCGGCGACCCTTGCGGTAGCGGTCCAGATGCTTGTCCAGGACGCGCGGATCGAGCACCAGCAAGGGCGTCGTCTCGAACCAGTGGTCCAGCGAGGAGGCGCGATGACGGCGCAACTCGCGGTCCAGCAGCGTCAGATCGAAAGGCGCGTTCATCACCACGATCGGCCGGGCCGTCGCGGCCTGACCGGCCAACTCCTCGGCTATCTCCTGCATTACCGGCGCCGGCCAGCGGCCGTTGCGCTGGAGATGCTCCTCCGTCAGTCCGTGTACCGCCGTTGCCGCTTCCGGCACCGGGACACCCGGGTTCACCAGCCACTGGGTCACCCGTGGCCGGGTACCCGGGGCGTCCTGTACGACGACGGCCGCCGAAACGATCCGGTCGGTCTCGACGTCCACGCCTGTCGTCTCCGTGTCGAATGCCACCAGCGGGCCCTCATACCAGCACGCCATACCTACACAACCCCTCGTTCACCCACGGCAGCTGACGTACCGTCTTCTGCCCGTTTGGTGATACCCGGGCTGTTTGCGGCGTACGCCGGGAGGACACAACAGGAGTGCGGGTCTTTGCAGTTCAGCGGCCCGATACGGGGATTCACCTTGCGTGGAAGGCTGTTGGTCATGGCGATAGCGCAGCCCGAGCGGGGCGGGCTGCTGCCCGAACTCACGGGCCCCCATCGCGGTTCACTCGCCACCACCGCCTGCATGGAGACACTGCAGGTGGGGTATCTGCACGCGGTCGCGGCGGCGGCCGGGTGCTCCCTTTCGCAGCCATTCCCGGACAACGGCATCGACTGGCACGTCAGCCACAGCGCGCCCGGTCACACGGTCGACGACGAAGTCACCATAAAGGTGCAGCTCAAGGCCACTTACCAGATCGCGCCGAACCCGCGCGGCCGGTTCTTCTCCTTCACGCTCGACAACGACCACCTGGCGAAGCTCGCCCGCACCCCGGTCTCGGTGCACAAGATCCTCGTCGTGATGCTCGTTCCGCGCACCCAGGACGACTGGTTGCGTGCCAGTCACGACCGGCTCGACCTGCGGCACTGCTGCTACTGGGTCAACCTCGCCGGCCACGCGATCACCGGCCGGCGCCGCACCACCGTGCGGATACCGACCTCACGCATCTTCGACGACCGGGCGCTCTGCGAGATCATGACGCGGGTCGGTACGGGAGGCAGACCATGACACACCGCCCCCTGGAAGAGCCGGTACGGCCAGTCAGGCCGCACCCGGTCCACGCGTCCTGGGACCGTCCCCCCGAGCCCGGCGAGGTGGACCCCGCGGTGCTCAGCGCCCTGCTGCACCGGCACGGCTGGCAGCGACGCGGGGGAGCGGCGGGACGCTACGGCCGCTGGACCCCGCCGGGACCGGGCGGCAACGGCACGAGCCTGCTCGTCCCCGAGTCCCGCGCCTTCCCCGACAGCGACGACCTGCTCGGCGAGGCGCTCGTCGCGCTCTCCCGCAGCGGCATGCCCTCCGCGCGCGAGGTGCTGGTCGGGCTGGCCGTTCCCAGCGACGAGGTCCGCTGGTGGCGGGACGCGCCGAGCGGGCCCGCCGGGGCCGCGCCCTGGACCGTCGAGGAGGAACTGCGCACCGCCGCCCGCCAGATGCTCCTCGCCGCGGCGCTCGCCACACGCGCGCGTGCCGGCTACTACGGCGCCCGGCACCGCCGCTCGGCCGCCGCGATGCTGGAGAGCGTCTTCGTCGGCTCCGCGGCCGGCGGCGGCCACCTCGCCGCCTTCGTGCCCGTCGGTGCGGGCCGCCCGCTCGCCGTACGTCTCCACCAGGCCCTGTACGCCGCCCGCGAGGCCATCGACTACCAGCGGGCCACCGGCGGCATGGACGCCTTCGACGGTGCCGTCGAGGCCGGCGTCAGCCGCGAGCTCACCGAGGCTCTGATCGCCCTCGTCCGCGGTACGGAGGGGGCGCGCATCGCCGTCCAGTGGGCGCCCGCCGCCGGGGTGCCCGAGGACTGCGCGAGCGGGGTAGAGCCGGTCGAGTTCTCGCCGGGCGACCTGCCCGTGCTGCGCGAGGCCGGGGCCCGCTACCTGCGCGAGGAACCCTCCGTGCCGGTCAGGATCACCGGCGCGGTCGTACGGATGCGCCGCTCGGGAACGCGCGGGGAGGGCACCGTACGGCTGCGCGTCATCGCCGGCGCAGAGATCCCGTACGTCCGGCTGACCCTGGACGAGGAGTCGTACCGCATCGCCGGCCACGCCCACCTCGTCGGGCTGCCGGTGCGGGTGCACGGGCGCCTGGAGAGCCGGGGCGGCTTCCGCAAGGTCACCGGGGCCTGCGGCGTCGTACCGGTACAGGTGGACGAGGCCGAACGGGACCGGCTGATGAAGTCGCTCCAGGAGGACCTGGACTTCTTCGAGGAGGCCTGCGGCGGGGAGGACGCCGGGGACTGAGGGATGCCCGCCCGGGACTGAAGGTGACCGTTTCGCGGTCGGCCCTCCGAGGTCGGTACGATCGCGTAATGCGCGCGCTCCTGGTATGGCGCCGCATTCCACCTTCAGTCAGGAGAGACCGGTGTCAGACGTCCGTGTGATCATCCAACGCGATTCCGAGCGGGAAGAACGCGTGGTGACGACGGGCACTACGGCCGCCGACCTCTTCGCCGGCGAGCGCTCGATCATCGCCGCGCGCGTGGGCGGCGAGCTCAGGGATCTGTCGTACGTGCTCTCCGAGGGCGAGGAGGTCGAGGGCGTCGAGATCTCCTCCGAGGACGGCCTGAACATCCTGCGCCACTCCACCGCGCACGTGCTGGCGCAGGCCGTGCAGGAGCTCTTCCCCGAGGCCAAGCTGGGCATCGGCCCGCCCGTCAAGGACGGCTTCTACTACGACTTCGACGTCGAGAAGCCGTTCACGCCCGAGGATCTCAAGGCCATCGAGAAGAAGATGCAGGAGATCCAGAAGCGCGGGCAGAAGTTCGCCCGCCGTGTGGTGAGCGACGACGACGCCCGTGCGGAACTCGCCGCCGAGCCCTACAAGCTGGAGCTGATCGGCCTCAAGGGCTCCGCCTCGTCCGACGACGGCGCGGACGTCGAGGTCGGCGCCGGCGAGCTGACGATCTACGACAACCTGGACGCCAAGACCGGCGACCTGTGCTGGAAGGACCTCTGCCGCGGTCCGCACCTGCCGTCGACCCGCGCGATCCCGGCGTTCAAGCTGATGCGCAACGCGGCCGCCTACTGGCGCGGCAGCGAGAAGAACCCGATGCTCCAGCGCATCTACGGCACCGCCTGGCCGACCAAGGACGAGCTCAAGGGCTACCTCGACTTCCTCGCCGAGGCCGAGAAGCGCGACCACCGCAAGCTGGGCAACGAACTCGACCTGTTCTCGATCCCCGAGCAGATCGGCTCCGGCCTCGCCGTCTTCCACCCCAAGGGCGGCATCGTCCGCCGCGTGATGGAGGACTACTCGCGCCGCCGCCACGAGGAGGAGGGCTACGAGTTCGTCTACACCCCGCACGCGACGAAGGGGAAGCTCTTCGAGACGTCGGGCCACCTGGACTGGTACGCCGAGGGCATGTACCCGCCCATGCAGCTCGACGAGGGCGTGGACTACTACCTCAAGCCCATGAACTGCCCGATGCACAACCTGATCTTCGACGCGCGCGGGCGTTCCTACCGTGAACTGCCGCTGCGCCTCTTCGAGTTCGGGACCGTGTACCGGTACGAGAAGTCCGGCGTCGTGCACGGCCTCACCCGCGCGCGTGGCTTCACGCAGGACGACGCGCACATCTACTGCACCCGCGAGCAGATGTCGGAGGAGCTCGACAAGACGCTCACCTTCGTCCTCGGCCTGCTCCGCGACTACGGCCTGACCGACTTCTACCTGGAGCTGTCCACCAAGGACCCGGAGAAGTTCGTCGGCTCGGACGAGG is a window from the Streptomyces sp. NBC_00299 genome containing:
- a CDS encoding 3'-5' exonuclease — encoded protein: MACWYEGPLVAFDTETTGVDVETDRIVSAAVVVQDAPGTRPRVTQWLVNPGVPVPEAATAVHGLTEEHLQRNGRWPAPVMQEIAEELAGQAATARPIVVMNAPFDLTLLDRELRRHRASSLDHWFETTPLLVLDPRVLDKHLDRYRKGRRTLTDLCAHYGVTLDGAHDAAADALASLEVVRAVGRRFAARLERLSPAELHTLQAVWHAAQARGLQAWFARSGSDEAVDPAWPLRPDLPAAA
- a CDS encoding DUF4365 domain-containing protein, which gives rise to MAIAQPERGGLLPELTGPHRGSLATTACMETLQVGYLHAVAAAAGCSLSQPFPDNGIDWHVSHSAPGHTVDDEVTIKVQLKATYQIAPNPRGRFFSFTLDNDHLAKLARTPVSVHKILVVMLVPRTQDDWLRASHDRLDLRHCCYWVNLAGHAITGRRRTTVRIPTSRIFDDRALCEIMTRVGTGGRP
- the thrS gene encoding threonine--tRNA ligase, giving the protein MSDVRVIIQRDSEREERVVTTGTTAADLFAGERSIIAARVGGELRDLSYVLSEGEEVEGVEISSEDGLNILRHSTAHVLAQAVQELFPEAKLGIGPPVKDGFYYDFDVEKPFTPEDLKAIEKKMQEIQKRGQKFARRVVSDDDARAELAAEPYKLELIGLKGSASSDDGADVEVGAGELTIYDNLDAKTGDLCWKDLCRGPHLPSTRAIPAFKLMRNAAAYWRGSEKNPMLQRIYGTAWPTKDELKGYLDFLAEAEKRDHRKLGNELDLFSIPEQIGSGLAVFHPKGGIVRRVMEDYSRRRHEEEGYEFVYTPHATKGKLFETSGHLDWYAEGMYPPMQLDEGVDYYLKPMNCPMHNLIFDARGRSYRELPLRLFEFGTVYRYEKSGVVHGLTRARGFTQDDAHIYCTREQMSEELDKTLTFVLGLLRDYGLTDFYLELSTKDPEKFVGSDEVWEEATETLRQVAEKQGLPLVPDPGGAAFYGPKISVQTKDAIGRTWQMSTIQLDFNLPERFDLEYTGPDGAKQRPVMIHRALFGSIERFFAVLLEHYAGAFPAWLAPVQALGIPIGDGHVDYLEKFAAAAKKKGLRVEVDSSSDRMQKKIRNAQKQKVPFMVIAGDEDMANNAVSFRYRDGSQENGIPFDEAIAKIAKVVEERTQM